A genomic region of Kribbella sp. NBC_00382 contains the following coding sequences:
- a CDS encoding YciI family protein: MKYLVVLNINPDVLNALSEDEQQAIFSGHEKFLQIVQESGEFHSTVALAEPAKTSVVKVRDGVPAVTDGPFLEAKEFLAGYYLLDCATPERAQELAAMIPDASIEGLGVEVRAVVHELGL; encoded by the coding sequence GTGAAATATCTCGTTGTGCTGAACATCAACCCGGACGTGCTGAACGCGCTGAGCGAGGACGAGCAGCAGGCGATCTTCAGTGGGCACGAGAAGTTCCTGCAGATCGTCCAGGAGTCCGGGGAGTTCCACAGCACGGTCGCGCTGGCCGAGCCGGCCAAGACCTCGGTGGTCAAGGTCCGCGACGGCGTGCCGGCGGTGACGGACGGGCCGTTCCTGGAGGCGAAGGAGTTTCTCGCCGGGTACTACCTGTTGGACTGCGCTACTCCGGAGCGGGCTCAAGAACTCGCCGCGATGATTCCGGATGCCTCGATCGAAGGGCTCGGCGTCGAGGTTCGCGCCGTCGTTCACGAGCTGGGTCTCTGA
- a CDS encoding YegP family protein, translating to MAGKFELYEDKSGEYRFRLKAGNGEVIATSSESYKTKAAALNGIESIKKNAGEAKVDDQTS from the coding sequence ATGGCGGGCAAGTTCGAGCTGTACGAAGACAAGTCGGGCGAGTACCGGTTCCGCTTGAAGGCCGGCAACGGCGAGGTGATCGCGACCAGCAGCGAGAGCTACAAGACCAAGGCGGCCGCGCTGAACGGCATCGAGTCGATCAAGAAGAACGCCGGCGAGGCGAAGGTCGACGACCAGACCTCCTGA
- a CDS encoding TetR/AcrR family transcriptional regulator, producing the protein MPPTSSQTAKRLDPHTLATSALEIADTEGLEALTIRRLAQLHDVTPMALYRHFNDKEALLAAVGDRILADIALPSPTDEAWEVQLQAVLTAFVKALRPHPKAAGLTLYRILVSPDGLALAERTMELLVAGGFSTDYAAEVGRQSVCSLITLVTAEPGATEDIDPVAREDGLRAKRASLAALSPHRYPLITAAADTLICPASHDQYYSLGVDLVVAGIRGVRARLQA; encoded by the coding sequence GTGCCCCCGACCAGCAGCCAGACCGCCAAGCGGCTCGACCCGCACACGCTCGCGACCAGCGCGCTGGAGATCGCCGACACCGAAGGGCTGGAGGCGCTCACCATCCGCCGGCTCGCCCAGCTGCACGACGTGACGCCGATGGCGCTCTACCGGCACTTCAACGACAAAGAAGCCCTGCTCGCGGCGGTTGGCGATCGGATCCTGGCCGACATCGCCCTACCGTCACCGACCGACGAAGCGTGGGAAGTCCAGCTGCAGGCAGTACTGACTGCCTTCGTGAAGGCGCTCCGGCCGCATCCGAAGGCCGCTGGTCTGACGCTGTACCGCATCCTGGTCTCGCCGGACGGGCTCGCGCTCGCCGAGCGGACGATGGAGCTACTGGTCGCGGGCGGCTTCTCCACCGACTACGCGGCGGAGGTCGGACGGCAGTCGGTCTGCTCGCTGATCACCCTGGTGACCGCGGAGCCCGGCGCCACCGAGGACATCGATCCGGTCGCCCGCGAAGACGGCCTGCGGGCCAAGCGTGCCTCGCTCGCCGCCCTCTCACCCCACCGCTACCCGCTGATCACCGCGGCGGCGGACACCCTGATCTGCCCGGCTTCGCACGACCAGTACTACAGCCTCGGCGTCGACCTCGTCGTCGCGGGGATCCGCGGCGTTCGCGCCCGCCTTCAGGCCTGA
- a CDS encoding MFS transporter: MRRSPWSTLAVLALAQFIVVLDVTIVNVALPNIQADLNFSADSLQWVINAYTLLFGGFLLLGGRMADILGPRRVFIGGLVLFGAASLVAGLSNSPEFLIGARAVQGLGGALLSPAALAILTVTYAHGRERNIAMGVWGGLAGLGGTLGVVAGGLLVDSLSWQWVFFVNVPIVVGLIALIPVFIRDTRHNENGDRAFDTAGAVLGTAGLLAVVYAVVRSEPKGWGSGEVLFFLIAGVVLLGAFVMVERRSKAPLVPLRLFRSRALSVSSGALALNGAGFLSMFFLTAIYLQQVRGDSALEAGLHFLPMGGAAIVAAVLASQLVQTLGTRTVQLGGAVLSVAGLLLLSQAGATDSYVGHLLPGFIIFGFGILGVGVPGQITAVSEVEHHEAGAASGVVSAMYQVGGALGLAIVTTLSITRTTDALAQGVPQQQALVDGFQRGLLVAAGFAVANVLLTLASPQLQPTAEQLTEAAAAA, translated from the coding sequence ATGCGACGCAGTCCGTGGTCGACCCTTGCCGTGCTGGCATTGGCGCAGTTCATCGTGGTGCTCGACGTGACGATCGTGAACGTCGCACTGCCCAACATCCAGGCGGACCTGAACTTCTCCGCCGACTCGTTGCAATGGGTGATCAACGCCTACACGCTGCTGTTCGGCGGCTTCCTGCTGCTCGGCGGGCGGATGGCCGACATCCTCGGCCCGCGGCGCGTCTTCATCGGCGGTCTGGTGCTGTTCGGCGCCGCCTCGCTCGTGGCGGGGCTGTCCAACTCGCCCGAGTTCCTGATCGGGGCCCGGGCGGTCCAGGGCCTGGGTGGTGCGCTGCTGTCACCCGCGGCGCTCGCGATCCTGACCGTCACCTACGCGCACGGCCGGGAACGCAACATCGCGATGGGCGTCTGGGGCGGCCTGGCCGGCCTCGGCGGCACGCTCGGGGTGGTGGCCGGCGGTCTGCTGGTCGACTCGCTGAGCTGGCAGTGGGTCTTCTTCGTGAACGTTCCGATCGTGGTCGGGCTCATCGCGCTGATCCCGGTCTTCATCCGCGACACCCGGCACAACGAGAACGGCGATCGCGCTTTCGACACGGCCGGCGCAGTACTGGGCACCGCGGGTCTGCTGGCGGTCGTCTACGCCGTCGTACGGTCGGAGCCGAAGGGCTGGGGTTCGGGCGAGGTGCTCTTCTTCCTCATCGCCGGTGTCGTGCTGCTCGGTGCCTTCGTGATGGTGGAGCGCCGGTCGAAGGCGCCGCTGGTGCCGCTGCGGCTGTTCCGCTCGCGGGCACTGAGCGTCTCGAGTGGTGCGCTGGCCCTGAACGGCGCGGGCTTCCTGTCGATGTTCTTCCTGACTGCCATCTACCTGCAGCAGGTTCGCGGCGACTCCGCGCTCGAGGCGGGTCTGCACTTCCTGCCGATGGGCGGCGCGGCGATCGTGGCTGCAGTACTCGCTTCGCAACTCGTTCAGACGCTCGGTACGCGCACCGTGCAACTGGGTGGGGCGGTACTCAGCGTGGCCGGGCTGCTGTTGCTCTCGCAGGCCGGCGCGACCGATAGCTACGTCGGTCACCTGCTGCCGGGCTTCATCATCTTCGGCTTCGGCATCCTCGGGGTCGGCGTACCGGGTCAGATCACCGCGGTCTCCGAGGTCGAGCACCATGAGGCCGGCGCCGCGTCGGGCGTGGTGAGCGCGATGTACCAGGTCGGTGGCGCGCTGGGGCTGGCGATCGTGACGACGCTGTCCATCACCCGTACTACGGACGCGCTGGCTCAGGGAGTCCCGCAGCAGCAGGCCTTGGTCGACGGCTTCCAGCGTGGGCTGTTGGTGGCCGCCGGGTTCGCCGTGGCCAATGTGTTGCTGACGCTGGCCTCGCCGCAGCTCCAGCCGACTGCGGAGCAACTGACCGAGGCGGCAGCCGCTGCCTGA
- a CDS encoding phytanoyl-CoA dioxygenase family protein: MTEIGDEVVAEYRQNGFVRVPGVLGPEEVERFREAATAYLDKHRGESLEKGGVFAQLVNVWQHDEIGRKLTLHPGVARVAERLAGVPVRVWHDQLLVKEPHNNAATEFHQDRPYWPHQNDRHSLSAWIALVDVPPERGCMTFLPGSHHQTSLQPQNLHDEDDLFQLDPSLRWIPRVTVPLRAGDCTFHNSYTGHMALPNRTDLARLAHVTIYMDAATRYDGRPHPVTDPLGLTPGDPLDGDTFPQPH; the protein is encoded by the coding sequence ATGACTGAGATCGGTGATGAGGTTGTTGCGGAGTACCGTCAGAACGGATTCGTCCGAGTTCCGGGAGTCCTGGGTCCAGAGGAGGTCGAGCGCTTCCGCGAGGCGGCGACGGCGTACCTGGACAAGCATCGAGGCGAGAGTCTCGAGAAGGGCGGGGTTTTCGCCCAGCTGGTGAACGTGTGGCAGCACGACGAGATCGGGCGGAAGCTGACGCTGCATCCCGGGGTTGCCCGGGTGGCGGAGCGACTGGCAGGCGTACCGGTACGGGTGTGGCACGACCAGCTGCTGGTGAAGGAGCCGCACAACAATGCGGCGACCGAGTTCCACCAGGACCGGCCCTACTGGCCTCACCAGAACGACCGGCACTCGTTGTCGGCGTGGATCGCTCTGGTGGACGTACCGCCCGAGCGCGGCTGTATGACCTTCCTGCCCGGCAGCCATCACCAAACGAGCCTGCAACCCCAGAACCTGCACGACGAGGACGACCTCTTCCAGCTGGACCCATCGCTGCGCTGGATCCCTCGGGTGACGGTCCCGTTGCGAGCCGGCGACTGCACGTTCCACAACAGCTACACCGGCCACATGGCTCTCCCGAACCGCACCGACCTGGCCCGCCTGGCGCACGTCACCATCTACATGGACGCAGCCACCCGGTACGACGGCCGCCCCCACCCGGTCACCGACCCTCTCGGCCTGACCCCCGGCGATCCACTAGACGGCGATACCTTTCCCCAACCGCACTGA